The following coding sequences lie in one Arachis stenosperma cultivar V10309 chromosome 5, arast.V10309.gnm1.PFL2, whole genome shotgun sequence genomic window:
- the LOC130982863 gene encoding kinase-interacting family protein-like produces the protein MELSKSELEERMKVVTMGTRENEDEEVGDTFAERAESYYQKRPQLLTLLQDLYNGYITLSDRYIQTLAKQKQHHHHHHSRHSSQVSTLDGGGFSDQEESSIGVTSNVDYSDTESAISYQPQSNVVKLKHGSPILDLDVIVAELVMKNVECDVMVHEVGAMERKYCESSRKNELQKSLLEVLESERHVLLNENASLSYRVNTLVEENKELVSESAFVKRKAGELAKCVLKMREDHRVFMLHRKIEDLQAQIHGLEKRNKEYYERLLKRDNNNDVGDHGVCKGNKNNDVGGNGISLEVRVLRRFKWKDVGSVSSSSTGSVSGRSFDDLNKNKNKKGTSLWKKLKNMDFILCGMNPACA, from the exons ATGGAACTTAGTAAATCAG AATTAGAGGAGAGGATGAAAGTGGTGACAATGGGGAcaagagaaaatgaagatgaagaaGTGGGTGACACATTTGCAGAGAGAGCTGAGTCTTATTACCAAAAGAGGCCTCAGTTACTTACCCTTTTGCAAGATTTATACAATGGCTACATCACTTTATCTGATAGGTACATTCAAACACTTGCAAAGCAGAAACaacatcaccaccaccaccatagCAGGCACTCTTCACAGGTTTCAACACTTGATGGAGGAGGGTTTTCTGACCAAGAAGAAAGTAGCATTGGTGTAACAAGCAATGTTGATTATTCGGATACCGAAAGCGCAATCTCGTACCAACCACAATCCAATGTGGTGAAGTTGAAGCATGGGAGTCCAATTCTTGATCTTGATGTCATTGTTGCGGAGCTTGTGATGAAGAATGTGGAGTGTGATGTGATGGTTCATGAGGTTGGTGCAATGGAGAGGAAGTACTGCGAATCGTCGCGGAAGAACGAGCTTCAGAAGAGTCTACTTGAGGTTTTGGAGTCTGAGaggcatgttttgttgaatgaGAATGCTAGTTTGAGTTATAGGGTGAACACATTGGTGGAGGAGAACAAGGAGCTGGTGTCTGAATCGGCTTTCGTGAAGCGCAAGGCAGGGGAATTGGCCAAATGTGTGCTCAAGATGAGGGAGGATCATAGAGTGTTTATGCTGCATAGGAAGATTGAGGATCTTCAGGCTCAGATTCATGGATTGGAGAAGAGGAACAAAGAGTATTATGAAAGGCTTCTCAAGAGAGATAACAACAATGATGTTGGTGATCATGGAGTATGCAAAGGGAATAAGAACAATGATGTTGGTGGCAATGGAATATCTTTGGAGGTTCGTGTTCTCAGAAGGTTCAAGTGGAAAGATGTTGGaagtgtttcttcttcttctactggTTCTGTTTCTGGAAGGAGTTTTGATGATctgaataagaataagaataagaaagGAACTAGTTTATGGAAGAAGCTCAAGAACATGGACTTCATTCTCTGTGGGATGAATCCAGCATGTGCTTGA
- the LOC130981368 gene encoding protein FAR1-RELATED SEQUENCE 5-like, producing the protein MAESRYEMLDEEVGDYGDVLQLSKAFRSDEAAYEFYRRFGKCFGFGIRKGDSGKDESGRVIRRRFLCNRAGLRQHHHHDRLDRQRGHKPKTCTNCEAKLSVYLDVVSGIWRVRKIVSDHNHDLTPAYMVHMMTNFREISCSAKAQISGMQAYGVLTSKILGHIAGQAGGYSLKDFTMKDAYNYINKVKHAKIIDGDFNAAVVYLEGKARADPISMARYNVTKDNMLANIFWADGDNRVDYQYFGNVLAFNSTYKKNKYRRSLVIFSGMNNNKQTTIFGFGLVLDKSVGSDK; encoded by the coding sequence atgGCTGAGAGTAGATATGAAATGTTGGATGAAGAAGTCGGTGACTATGGAGATGTATTGCAGTTGAGTAAGGCATTCCGAAGCGATGAAGCAGCATATGAATTTTACAGGAGGTTCGGCAAATGTTTTGGTTTTGGTATTCGGAAGGGTGACTCGGGAAAAGATGAAAGTGGAAGGGTTATTCGTAGGAGATTTTTGTGTAACAGAGCGGGCCTGAGACAACATCATCACCATGATAGGCTAGATAGGCAGAGAGGTCACAAACCGAAAACGTGCACAAATTGTGAGGCAAAGCTGTCAGTCTACCTTGATGTGGTCAGTGGTATATGGAGGGTGAGAAAAATAGTATCGGATCATAACCATGATTTAACTCCGgcatatatggttcatatgatGACAAATTTTAGAGAAATAAGTTGTTCTGCCAAGGCACAAATATCTGGTATGCAGGCTTATGGTGTTCTGACGTCTAAGATTCTGGGGCATATAGCTGGACAGGCTGGTGGCTATTCTCTAAAAGACTTCACTATGAAGGATGCATACAATTATATTAACAAGGTTAAGCATGCAAAGATTATTGACGGGGACTTTAACGCCGCTGTCGTATATTTGGAGGGAAAAGCGAGGGCCGATCCGATATCAATGGCTAGGTATAATGTTACTAAGGATAATATGCTGGCCAATATATTTTGGGCCGATGGTGACAATAGAGTTGATTACCAATACTTTGGGAACGTTCTAGCCTTTAATTCGAcctacaagaaaaataaatatcgGAGATCGCTGGTGATATTTTCTGGTATGAATAACAATAAGCAGACGACAATATTTGGGTTTGGCTTGGTGTTAGATAAAAGCGTTGGGTCTGATAAGTAG
- the LOC130981369 gene encoding protein FAR1-RELATED SEQUENCE 8-like translates to MCNKKSTVVVTDGCDSMKAAIKSIFPEVTHRFCAWHMEKNVTANVKEEGMRQCFTRWLYSDMEIDEFEAEWDDAVEEYGFQNSFWAKETFHKRMMWANAYLRDKFCAGFRTTSRYIHTLEEYGDSSREMMVLYDRVSRKMECRCNFWSQKKIPCRHIFFVMKHKHLTQIPERLVLKRWHKDAKSLDKYAEITEVGSKRGFLQRHGALHAATQLMVYVGARCPSSFTHVLNDLYTLCQELDRGHENVCQKKAHDTIDLHDPDVVKTKGAPRVQFDKGKKGDPKPNKLAMQVDLEESGSKIRLEDEIPAATGFSETMEYDRNMRSNTDELLT, encoded by the exons ATGTGTAACAAGAAGTCGACAGTTGTAGTCACGGATGGCTGTGATTCGATGAAAGCTGCAATCAAGTCTATTTTTCCAGAGGTAACACATCGATTTTGTGCTTGGCATATGGAGAAGAACGTAACCGCTAATGTGAAGGAAGAGGGAATGCGGCAATGTTTCACCCGGTGGCTGTACTCAGATATGGAAATAGATGAATTCGAGGCTGAGTGGGATGATGCCGTTGAAGAGTATGGGTTCCAAAATAGTTTTTGGGCCAAAGAAACTTTTCATAAGAGGATGATGTGGGCTAATGCGTATCTACGAGACAAGTTCTGTGCAGGTTTTCGAACAACATCCCG ATATATACACACATTGGAGGAATACGGCGACTCAAGTAGAGAGATGATGGTGTTGTACGATAGGGTTTCAAGGAAAATGGAGTGCCGATGCAATTTTTGGAGCCAAAAGAAAATTCCTTGTCGTCACATATTTTTTGTAATGAAGCATAAGCATTTGACTCAAATTCCTGAAAGGCTGGTTCTGAAGAGGTGGCACAAGGATGCAAAGTCGTTGGATAAATATGCCGAGATAACGGAAGTTGGTAGTAAAAGGGGTTTCTTGCAGCGCCATGGTGCACTTCATGCAGCCACACAGTTGATGGTATATGTTGGAGCTAGGTGCCCATCGTCATTCACACATGTGCTTAACGATCTCTATACACTGTGTCAGGAACTGGATAGAGGCCATGAAAATGTCTGTCAGAAGAAAGCACACGATACGATTGATTTACATGACCCTGATGTGGTGAAGACCAAGGGTGCCCCTCGT GTCCAATTCGACAAGGGCAAAAAAGGTGATCCTAAACCCAACAAATTGGCTATGCAGGTAGATTTAGAGGAATCAGGTTCAAAGATTAGATTAGAAGATGAAATACCTGCTGCAACTGGATTTAGTGAGACGATGGAATACGATAGGAACATGAGAAGTAACACAGATGAGTTACTCACATAG
- the LOC130980248 gene encoding eukaryotic peptide chain release factor subunit 1-3-like isoform X1 — protein MICLSHLFMWLAIVLMLLANNCSEMADAHETDKNIEIWKIKKLIKALEAARGNGTSMISLIMPPRDQISRVTKMLGDEFGTASNIKSRVNRQSVLGAITSAQQRLKLYNKVPPNGLVLYTGTIVTEDGKEKKVTIDFEPFRPINASLYLCDNKFHTEALNELLESDDKFGFIVMDGNGTLFGTLSGNTREVLHKFSVDLPKKHGRGGQSALRFARLRMEKRHNYVRKTAELATQFYINPATSQPNVSGLILAGSADFKTELSQSDMFDPRLQAKILNVVDVSYGGENGFNQAIELSSEILSNVKFIQEKRLIGKYFEEISQDTGKYVFGVEDTLKALEMGAVETLIVWENLDMSRFVLKNSATGEVVIQHFNKEQEANQSNFRDPVSNADYEVQEKISLLEWFANEYRRFGCTLEFVTNKSQEGSQFCRGFGGIGGILRYQLDMRTFDDFSEDDAVYESE, from the exons ATGATTTGTCTTTCACATTTATTTATGTGGCTAGCAATTGTGTTAAT GTTATTGGCCAACAATTGCTCTGAGATGGCCGATGCACACGAGACTGACAAGAACATTGAGATTTGGAAGATCAAGAAATTGATCAAAGCTCTCGAGGCTGCTAGAGGAAATGGGACAAGTATGATTTCCCTTATCATGCCCCCACGAGATCAAATATCTCGAGTTACCAAGATGCTTGGTGATGAGTTTGGTACTGCTTCCAACATCAAGAGCAGGGTGAACCGGCAGTCTGTGCTTGGGGCCATCACCTCTGCCCAGCAGAGGCTCAAGCTCTATAACAAGGTTCCTCCAAACGGGCTTGTGCTGTATACTGGCACGATTGTTACTGAAGATGGGAAGGAAAAGAAGGTTACTATTGATTTTGAGCCTTTCAGACCTATCAATGCTTCCCTCTATCTGTGTGACAACAAGTTTCATACTGAGGCTCTAAATGAGCTTTTGGAGTCAGATGACAAGTTTGGGTTCATTGTCATGGATGGCAATGGTACCCTGTTTGGGACCTTGAGTGGTAACACAAGGGAAGTGCTTCATAAATTCAGTGTCGATCTCCCAAAGAAGCACGGAAGAGGAGGGCAATCAGCTCTTCGATTTGCCCGTCTTCGCATGGAGAAACGTCATAACTATGTCAGGAAGACTGCAGAGCTTGCAACTCAGTTTTATATCAATCCAGCTACCAGCCAGCCAAATGTTTCTGGATTAATACTTGCTGGTTCAGCTGATTTCAAAACTGAGCTTAGTCAGTCTGATATGTTTGATCCTCGACTCCAAGCAAAAATTCTCAATGTTGTAGATGTTTCCTATGGTGGTGAAAATGGGTTTAATCAGGCTATTGAACTTTCATCTGAGATTCTGTCCAATGTGAAATTTATCCAGGAGAAACGCTTGATTGGAAAATATTTTGAGGAAATTAGCCAGGATACTGGGAAATATGTTTTTGGGGTTGAGGATACTTTGAAAGCTTTGGAGATGGGAGCTGTTGAGACACTCATTGTGTGGGAAAATTTGGATATGAGTAGGTTTGTCTTGAAAAACAGTGCTACTGGTGAGGTGGTCATTCAACACTTCAACAAGGAACAAGAGGCCAATCAGAGCAACTTCCGGGATCCTGTATCCAATGCTGATTATGAGGTGCAGGAAAAAATCTCTCTTTTGGAGTGGTTTGCAAATGAATACAGACGGTTTGGTTGCACTCTTGAGTTTGTCACAAATAAGTCGCAAGAAGGTTCACAATTTTGTAGAGGTTTTGGTGGGATTGGTGGTATCTTGCGCTACCAGCTGGACATGAGGACATTTGATGATTTCTCTGAAGATGATGCTGTCTATGAATCTGAATAG
- the LOC130980248 gene encoding eukaryotic peptide chain release factor subunit 1-3-like isoform X2 produces MADAHETDKNIEIWKIKKLIKALEAARGNGTSMISLIMPPRDQISRVTKMLGDEFGTASNIKSRVNRQSVLGAITSAQQRLKLYNKVPPNGLVLYTGTIVTEDGKEKKVTIDFEPFRPINASLYLCDNKFHTEALNELLESDDKFGFIVMDGNGTLFGTLSGNTREVLHKFSVDLPKKHGRGGQSALRFARLRMEKRHNYVRKTAELATQFYINPATSQPNVSGLILAGSADFKTELSQSDMFDPRLQAKILNVVDVSYGGENGFNQAIELSSEILSNVKFIQEKRLIGKYFEEISQDTGKYVFGVEDTLKALEMGAVETLIVWENLDMSRFVLKNSATGEVVIQHFNKEQEANQSNFRDPVSNADYEVQEKISLLEWFANEYRRFGCTLEFVTNKSQEGSQFCRGFGGIGGILRYQLDMRTFDDFSEDDAVYESE; encoded by the coding sequence ATGGCCGATGCACACGAGACTGACAAGAACATTGAGATTTGGAAGATCAAGAAATTGATCAAAGCTCTCGAGGCTGCTAGAGGAAATGGGACAAGTATGATTTCCCTTATCATGCCCCCACGAGATCAAATATCTCGAGTTACCAAGATGCTTGGTGATGAGTTTGGTACTGCTTCCAACATCAAGAGCAGGGTGAACCGGCAGTCTGTGCTTGGGGCCATCACCTCTGCCCAGCAGAGGCTCAAGCTCTATAACAAGGTTCCTCCAAACGGGCTTGTGCTGTATACTGGCACGATTGTTACTGAAGATGGGAAGGAAAAGAAGGTTACTATTGATTTTGAGCCTTTCAGACCTATCAATGCTTCCCTCTATCTGTGTGACAACAAGTTTCATACTGAGGCTCTAAATGAGCTTTTGGAGTCAGATGACAAGTTTGGGTTCATTGTCATGGATGGCAATGGTACCCTGTTTGGGACCTTGAGTGGTAACACAAGGGAAGTGCTTCATAAATTCAGTGTCGATCTCCCAAAGAAGCACGGAAGAGGAGGGCAATCAGCTCTTCGATTTGCCCGTCTTCGCATGGAGAAACGTCATAACTATGTCAGGAAGACTGCAGAGCTTGCAACTCAGTTTTATATCAATCCAGCTACCAGCCAGCCAAATGTTTCTGGATTAATACTTGCTGGTTCAGCTGATTTCAAAACTGAGCTTAGTCAGTCTGATATGTTTGATCCTCGACTCCAAGCAAAAATTCTCAATGTTGTAGATGTTTCCTATGGTGGTGAAAATGGGTTTAATCAGGCTATTGAACTTTCATCTGAGATTCTGTCCAATGTGAAATTTATCCAGGAGAAACGCTTGATTGGAAAATATTTTGAGGAAATTAGCCAGGATACTGGGAAATATGTTTTTGGGGTTGAGGATACTTTGAAAGCTTTGGAGATGGGAGCTGTTGAGACACTCATTGTGTGGGAAAATTTGGATATGAGTAGGTTTGTCTTGAAAAACAGTGCTACTGGTGAGGTGGTCATTCAACACTTCAACAAGGAACAAGAGGCCAATCAGAGCAACTTCCGGGATCCTGTATCCAATGCTGATTATGAGGTGCAGGAAAAAATCTCTCTTTTGGAGTGGTTTGCAAATGAATACAGACGGTTTGGTTGCACTCTTGAGTTTGTCACAAATAAGTCGCAAGAAGGTTCACAATTTTGTAGAGGTTTTGGTGGGATTGGTGGTATCTTGCGCTACCAGCTGGACATGAGGACATTTGATGATTTCTCTGAAGATGATGCTGTCTATGAATCTGAATAG